TCAATTTGCCTTGCTCATGAGCACAGTTTGAGACTGCCATGAACCTGAAAACCTGCCTTCGGAACCTTAGCGCTGCGCTCAATCGTCTAGACGAGCCAGACACTCTTTTCCAGCAACTAGTTGACCAATTGGCTCAGGCGCTCTCAGCAGACTGCTGTACTCTGTGGCGTTTGGAAACCGAACAGTTCGTGTTGCAGTACCAAGCTCAACTGAACGGAGCAGTTCTAGAACCCTGGCCAGAGCCATCCTTCTCACTCTCAAGCTGGAACGAGGGCTATCAACACCTGCGCCAGCAGCAAATCCTACGAGTGAGCATCAACAATCGCCGCAGGCAGAATGTCCAGCTTTTGCCCCCCAAGCTTCAGTGTCAGGGCTTTCTGGGCATTCCCATCTTTGCCAAAAACCAATTAGTCGGCTTTCTAGGACTTTGCAAACTCCACCAACCGCTAGCCTGCAAACCCGCTCAGATCTCTTGCCTACGAGAACTGGCCGAATTAACCGGCGTTGCCTTGAGTCTGACCGACCTATTGCGGCAAGCCCAGACTGCAACCCCAAAACCAGAACCAGAGTCAGAGCCAAAACCAGCAGCTTGTGATGGACTTAGCGGTTGTCTGTCAATGGAGCAAGCGCTACGGCTCAGTGAAGCCCGTTACCGCAACATCATCGAAGGCCAGACGGAATTAATTTGTCGGCTGGGACCAGACCTTAGAGTAACCTTCGGCAATGAGGCTTACTGTCGCCAGCACCGTAAGTCAACAGCAGAGATTATTGGTCAACACCTGTTGACTGAGGTTCCAGAAGAAGAGCATCAGTATTTGCTAGATCACTTTGCGTCTCTGGGCAGGGATAAGCCAATTGATATTTCGATCAATCGCGTCATTAGTGCCCAGGGCAAAACTCGCTGGTATGAGTGGACGGACCAAGCCATTCTCGATGAGCAAGGCAACTTAATTGAATTTCAATGCGTTGGTCGAGACATCACAGAGCAGAGACAGGCAGAAGAGAAACTACGCATTAGTGAAGCCCGTTACCGCGCTATTGTCGAAGACCAAACAGAACTGGTCTGTCGCTTTACACCCGATGGCAACCTCACGTTTGTCAACGATGCCTACTGTCACTATTTCAATAAAAGCCTTGAGGAACTTATTGGTATTTATTTTGCTTCCTTCGATCCACCGGCACAGCTTCAAGAAGTAAAAGAGAACATTCGCAATTTGACACCAGAGAAGCCAACATCAATTATCGAAGAGTATTTTGTAACCAGCACTGGCGAAGTTCGTTGGCAGGAATGGACGGACAGAGCGCTTTTCAACGAGCAAGGCCATTTAGTCGAGATTCAGTCGGTCGGACGAGACATCACCAAGCGCAAACAGGCCGAGCAACAACTGCATCAGCTCAACGCCGAGCTAGAGCAACGGGTGGCTGAACGGACCGCTGCATTGCAAGCGAGTGAACAGCAGTACCGTCGCATGATCGAAACCACAATCGAAGGGGTTTGGATTATTGATGCCCAAAATCACACCAGCTTTGTGAATCCTCAAATGGCCGAAATGCTGGGCTACAGCGTAGACGAAATGCTGGGCAGATCTCTATTCGACTTCATGGACGAAGCAGGCCAAGCTATTGCTGTTGTTAACCTGGAGCATCACCGTCAAGGCATTGGAGAACGGTACGATTTCAAGTTGCAACGTAAAGACGGCTCTGAGTTGTGGACGATTGTTGCTGCCAACGCAATTTTTGACCCGGCAGGGCAATACGCTGGCGCTTTGGGCATGATCACAGATATCACTGACCGCAAAGCAGCCGAAGCCGCGATTGCCAAGCTCAATCAGGAATTGCAGCATCGAGTCACTGAATTGCAAGCTTTATTCGACGTAATTCCAGTTGGCATTGGCATTGCCGAAGATCCCAAATGTCAACAGGTTCGAGTCAATGTTACAGGTGCAGAGCTATTAGAAATTTCTCTAGAAATCAACTCCTCCTGCACTCCCCCACTTGAGACACCGCCCTCCTTCAGGTTTTTTAAGCAAGGGCGGGAACTCCAGGGAGAAGAAGGCGTGTTGCAACAAGCCATCACTTGGGGACGCAAGATCCGGGACGAAGAAGTTGACCTAATCAAGGCAGATGGCAGCGTTGCTAACCTCCTGTTCCATGCGGCTCCCTTATTGGATGAACAAGGTCAAATCCGGGGAGCAGTCAACGCCTTTATAGACATCACCGAGCGCAAGCGAGCTGAAGAGGTGCTCAGAACCCAGGCTCTGGTGCTGGAGCATATGGCCGAAGGTGTCGCGATTATCGACCACATCGAAAACACCATCTACTTTACCAACCCAGCCTTTGATGCCATGTTCGGCTACGAACGCGGCGAACTACTCGGCAAAAAAGCACCAGTTCTCAACCCCTACCCTCTCGACGAAGACCCTGAGTTCATGAGGGAACTGATCGAGAATTTGAACACCTTTGGCTTTTGGACGGGGGAGTTCAGTAACTGCAAAAAGGACGGCGCTCTGTTTACTACTCAGTCCCGCATGAGCCTGTTGGAGATTTCGGGCAAGCAGTACCGCATCTCAGTTGAAGAGGATATTACTGAGCGCAAACAGATCGAGGAAGCACTCCGGCAGAGCGAGCAGAGATTCCGTCAGCTAGCCGAAAACAGCTCGGAGCTGTTTTGGTTATCAGGCATAGAACCTGGGTCCTTGTTGTATGTCAGCCCTGCCTACGAGAAAATCTGGGGCCGTTCTCTCGAGAGCGTCTATGAGCAGCCCCGGTCTTGGTTAGAGGCTATTCACCCTGACGACCGCGAGCATGTGGTTTCTAAATTTCAGCAACGGGCCAACGGCGAAGCAACTGATGTCGAGTATCGCGTTGTGCGTCCTGATGGTTCTGCTTGCTGGATTTGGCACCAGAGTTTCCCTATCTACGACGAAACAGGGCAGTTGTACCGTTTCGGAGGCATTGGTGTCGATATCACCGAGCGCAAGCGAGCCCAGGCTCTAGAGCAAGCCAACCGGGAATTGCAACAGGCCAATGCCAGTCTCAGCCGTTTAGAAAAAATTAAGACCGAGCTGGTTGCCACGGTCAGCCACGAAATTCGGATGCCGATCACGAATATCTACACCGGCATCTCTGTCCTCAAAGATCTGCTGCCGCCGATTAGCCCTGAGGCCAGAAAAATGCTGAATCTAATCGAAAGTGAAGCTCGGCGTCAGGTGCAGCTCGTCAATAGCCTGCTTGATTTTTCTAAGCTTGACTCCGGCACTTATCGCTGGCGAGAAGATCCAGTTGACCTCAAAACAGTCCTCTTGCAAGCAGTTCAATCAACTGCTGTTCTCTACGAAAGCCGCCACGTCCAACTGCACTGCTCCTTGCCTGAGACTATTCAGGTTCTAGGCGACGCCGAGCGTTTGGTGCAACTAGTGGTTAACTTGCTCGACAATGCAGCCAAGTTCAGCTCTGAAAATAGGGGAGTCTGGCTCAGCCTCAGACGCGAGGGTAAGCACGGTGTGGTCTCGGTTCGGGACCAAGGGCCTGGTATCCCTGCCCAGCAGCAGGTTGCCGTATTTGACCTGTTTAGCCAGGTTTACCATATCAGCGGCAAGCGCCCCCAAGGTATTGGCTTAGGCTTGCACTTGTGTCGTCAGATTGCTCAACATCACGGGGGTAATCTCAGTGTCGAATCTCGTCCAGGCAAGGGCAGCACCTTCAAACTCACCCTGCCTCTACTAAGTGAGAAGCCAGATACGTGAGGAGAGCCCAAGGCGTGAGGAGCCTTAAGCGCCTGACCTATCTACATGCAAATAAACCTAGCTCTATACAAATAAAAGCTAGAGGCTTGGCATTGCCAAGCCTCTAGACTGTCGATGTGTCAGGGTTTGGCAATGCCAAACCCTGACCTAATTGCTCTAACCTTTAACGACGCTTGTCGGGGGTTCCATCCACGCGGGGGTTACCGTCAGTCGTGATGTCTAGACGTTCGCGGCGGATCTGCTCTTGAGCCTCAACGGTTTCGTGCTCAACTTCCTTCTTGATCCTGACTTCTTCACGCAGGATTGTTTCCTTGTGGATGTCAGGTGTCTCTTCGTAGACTTCTACGCGAGCCACTTCGCCTTCGCGGAAGTTTGCTTCGCCGGGGGTTACAGCCCTCGTGTCTGTGGGCGTTACCCGCTCAATCACGACCCGCTCCTTCTCGACGGGTACTGAGACTCGGGTTGTTTCAGTCTCAACGTGCTTACCAATTGCGACTTCGCCAGTCTTCACCCGAGTTTTGTCAGCAACCAGGCGCTCTTCGTACAGAGTGACGTCTGCATTTGAGCCGACTGGGGTATTAATCTGGGGTTGGGGCGGGATTGGCGGCTGAATGACGGTTGCCCGGTCGGTCGTTACCCGGTCTGTAGTTGTCGCTGTCAAAGGCGTAACTACATCTGCACGGCGGTTGCGCACTTGGTAGCTGCCTTCAGGCGCGTCGTATACACCCAAATCTTGGACGCCAGCGTTACGTAGAATTGTCGCTGCTTGCTCTACTTCGGCGCGGTTACCTTCGACCATCACTAGATAGTCACCACGCTCGACTCGGTCTTGGTAGGCACGAGCTTCTTTTTCAGGAATACCCAGTCCAACCAAAGCTCCTACCAGGCCACCGGCAACCGCACCAATACCTGCACCCGCAGCAGTGGTTGCCAATGCCGTACCTAGAGCCCCTGCGGTCATGACTGGACCAATACCTGGGATTGCCAGAGCACCAATGCCCACCAACAAACCAGTTAGACCACCCAGGACACCACCCGTCGTAGCGCCGGTTGTAGCACCCTTGTCAGCCTTATTGCCTTTTTTGCCCTTGCCACCGACATCGCGGATATCGGTTACTTCAGCGCCCGCAATCTGCTGACCCTGAGCTGAGTCGCGGGCAACGATGGAAATATCGTCCATGGCGAAGCCAGCAGCCCGAAGATCATGCACAGCCCGCTCTGCTTGGTTGTAGCTGGGGAAAATACCAACCGCTCGTTTGTAATCACCAAGAGCCATTATTTTTTCTCCTATTTATATCCAACACTGCACCCATTCATGGTGGGCATTCAAGTAGTAATCTTCATCGCTCTTTTGGTAGTTCATACCCTAATCCAAAGAGGTAGAAAGCTGAAATTTAGAGAACGCGAAATGCTAGTTTCTAGAAATAGGAACCTGCAACAAAAATCCGCAATACCTTTAGGAGTCTGCAGTTGTGTGCCCCTAAAGGTATAGACTCAGAAAATCCTGTCAAATTTAGGCTCTAATGCTGGTCTTACAACTCCCTGAAATCCAAAGCGAATCCAAAGAGAAA
The Leptolyngbya sp. FACHB-261 DNA segment above includes these coding regions:
- a CDS encoding YsnF/AvaK domain-containing protein yields the protein MALGDYKRAVGIFPSYNQAERAVHDLRAAGFAMDDISIVARDSAQGQQIAGAEVTDIRDVGGKGKKGNKADKGATTGATTGGVLGGLTGLLVGIGALAIPGIGPVMTAGALGTALATTAAGAGIGAVAGGLVGALVGLGIPEKEARAYQDRVERGDYLVMVEGNRAEVEQAATILRNAGVQDLGVYDAPEGSYQVRNRRADVVTPLTATTTDRVTTDRATVIQPPIPPQPQINTPVGSNADVTLYEERLVADKTRVKTGEVAIGKHVETETTRVSVPVEKERVVIERVTPTDTRAVTPGEANFREGEVARVEVYEETPDIHKETILREEVRIKKEVEHETVEAQEQIRRERLDITTDGNPRVDGTPDKRR
- a CDS encoding PAS domain S-box protein, which translates into the protein MNLKTCLRNLSAALNRLDEPDTLFQQLVDQLAQALSADCCTLWRLETEQFVLQYQAQLNGAVLEPWPEPSFSLSSWNEGYQHLRQQQILRVSINNRRRQNVQLLPPKLQCQGFLGIPIFAKNQLVGFLGLCKLHQPLACKPAQISCLRELAELTGVALSLTDLLRQAQTATPKPEPESEPKPAACDGLSGCLSMEQALRLSEARYRNIIEGQTELICRLGPDLRVTFGNEAYCRQHRKSTAEIIGQHLLTEVPEEEHQYLLDHFASLGRDKPIDISINRVISAQGKTRWYEWTDQAILDEQGNLIEFQCVGRDITEQRQAEEKLRISEARYRAIVEDQTELVCRFTPDGNLTFVNDAYCHYFNKSLEELIGIYFASFDPPAQLQEVKENIRNLTPEKPTSIIEEYFVTSTGEVRWQEWTDRALFNEQGHLVEIQSVGRDITKRKQAEQQLHQLNAELEQRVAERTAALQASEQQYRRMIETTIEGVWIIDAQNHTSFVNPQMAEMLGYSVDEMLGRSLFDFMDEAGQAIAVVNLEHHRQGIGERYDFKLQRKDGSELWTIVAANAIFDPAGQYAGALGMITDITDRKAAEAAIAKLNQELQHRVTELQALFDVIPVGIGIAEDPKCQQVRVNVTGAELLEISLEINSSCTPPLETPPSFRFFKQGRELQGEEGVLQQAITWGRKIRDEEVDLIKADGSVANLLFHAAPLLDEQGQIRGAVNAFIDITERKRAEEVLRTQALVLEHMAEGVAIIDHIENTIYFTNPAFDAMFGYERGELLGKKAPVLNPYPLDEDPEFMRELIENLNTFGFWTGEFSNCKKDGALFTTQSRMSLLEISGKQYRISVEEDITERKQIEEALRQSEQRFRQLAENSSELFWLSGIEPGSLLYVSPAYEKIWGRSLESVYEQPRSWLEAIHPDDREHVVSKFQQRANGEATDVEYRVVRPDGSACWIWHQSFPIYDETGQLYRFGGIGVDITERKRAQALEQANRELQQANASLSRLEKIKTELVATVSHEIRMPITNIYTGISVLKDLLPPISPEARKMLNLIESEARRQVQLVNSLLDFSKLDSGTYRWREDPVDLKTVLLQAVQSTAVLYESRHVQLHCSLPETIQVLGDAERLVQLVVNLLDNAAKFSSENRGVWLSLRREGKHGVVSVRDQGPGIPAQQQVAVFDLFSQVYHISGKRPQGIGLGLHLCRQIAQHHGGNLSVESRPGKGSTFKLTLPLLSEKPDT